The genomic DNA ACCAGGGCGGGTGAAGGCCTCACTTACCTCTCTTCAGACGCTCCATGGCGCTCTTGCTACCAGCATAGGTTGGCCGGATCTCTTTGCCCATCTCCTCTATGACCGACAGCAGGTCCGTGTAGGTGCTCTGGGAGCCCTGGGCGCCCGGTGGCTTCATTGCCTGTGTCAAAAGAGGACAGGGCGATGAACTCAGGCCCCGAGGGGACCTCCAGTCCCCATCCAGAGGCAGTCCCTCAGCCCCACTCACCTGCACATAACCCATGGAGGGCGGTCCGAAGTCGTTAAACAGGGGTCTGAAAGGGGCAGCGGCTCCCGGCACCGAGCCCGATGGCGATGGGACACTTCCGGCTGCAACATGCGCGAGTAAGAGGTCAGCGCGGGGCCAGGACGCCTCCTCCCAGCGTTCCAAGCCCCCGACCGGATTCGCCCGATTCCCTCCAAACGGATGCTTCACTTCAGGAGCTCAACTTCAGGGACAAACCCCTCCCCCTGCACTCCACCACCTAGCCCTTACGTGACCACGCCCACTTCACAGGccagcaaactgaggctcagcgaggGTAGGCGGCAGGCCCAGTGTTGCAGAACTCAGGCCGTCTTCCCGACCACCCGGGCAGGTGAGCAGGGGTAGAGCTGGATCCTCACCTGTAGGGACCGGGGTGCCGGGCCCAGGGGTGCTGGAGCCGGGGGtactgctgggggcgggggcgatGGGTTTGTAGGACATCCCCAACTCTTGGGTGCGGCGGACGCCGGCCGGCCGCTCCTCCGGGGTTGGCTGCTTGGCCGCTCAGCCGCGCTCTGATTGGTAAACCGGCCGCACGCCCCTGGTAAATAGAGCTCAGGCCGGAAGGGTAGGCGGGCACGAACGCTCTCTCACTCCCTATTGGTGCGCGAAGATGTCACTCGAGCCTCCTCATTGGCCGAGACCGGCCCCAACAGGCCGCAACCGCTGCTGATTGGCCTCCGCCTTTCGGGGCTCGCACCTGTCTGCTCCGGATTGGGCGGTGGCTGACGCCCTACGCAATTGGCGAGTTCGCGGTCCAGGCCGGCGCGCTCTCAATCCGATTAGTCCCAAGGCCCGAGAGGCGGGGCCTCGGAAGCCGGGACCCTGGTCCGGTCCGCCGCGGTTCACGCGGAGGGGTCTTCCCGTGTGCGGGCGCCGCCCTAACGCTTCACTCGCGCTGTTTTGCACGTCGGCTGCGCTCCGCCTGGTCACGGTCCAGCTGGGGCTGTTATTGCTGTCGCCGCCACCACCGAACGCGCCTTTCTACCGCTCTGGGTGCCGGAGGACGCAGGGCTTTGACGTTCGGAGCCCTGCGTCTCACCCCGTGCGCTTTTACGTCACCTTTCACCGGTTCAACACCCTTTCCCCGGTCCGCGCATGCGCCCTCCTCCTAAAGCCTCCGTTTGTTCCTATGGCAACGGGTCCCTCACCAACGCTACCACCGCGCCTGTGCTTCTCATTTGCCTAGTGCTCAGGTCCAGGCTGGGTCTCAGGTCCGAGGGCAACCTCAGAGACCCCTCAACCTGGCCCCCCAGACCCCAAGCCGGTGCCTCATACTGACAATAGCAGGAACAGCGCACCTCCGTTGACTGCTCACTGCAGGTCGGGCCCTGTCCCAAACTGGTGATGAGAGCATCGACTGGAGTTAAATAAGCTGATGGTTCGAATCTCACACTACCCCCACAGGCGATGTCctcctgggcaagttactcacCTCGGCATGCTTGGGTTTCCCCGTCTTTTAAGAGGCGGACGCTAATAATAACTATCTTATAGGGCTGTCGTGTGGACAAATGAATATTCATTCTCCTCTTTTCCATCCATTTCTCTACCCAGACCCCTCCCCTGAAATCTCATTCCTCATAACCCTATATCTTAGACTCTCCTCCAAACACTAACCCTTTCTCCCACGCTACTCTTCCTCAAAACTTTTCTGGCCTCGCATACCCCTCATGCCCCAGGTCTGTAGATTTTCCTCCTCTGCAGgacgttcgttcgttcgttcgttcgttcattcattcattcattcattcattcattcaacagacatttttctgaCTCTATCCTTCCTCCCAGGCCTTGTGCTGGACACTGATGATATGGAAATGAACTGGCCATGgcttctgccctcaaggaactcttAGTCTCAAGGAGAGACGGACAGGGAAGCGAAGGCACACAGTATATTAAGACAATGGGAAGTCTGGTACAGGATGCATTGGAATTTGGaggaaggagcctgcttggtgACATCacagaaggcttcccagaggaagtggcATTCAATTGGCGAATGAGCAAATTAACtgtgatatatccatataatgaactattattcagcaataaaaggaaatcatctatctagccatgaaaagacacagagcggcatattgctaagtgaaagaagccagtctgaaaaaaccatgtactgtatgattccaattgtAGGGCgttctggaaaaaaggaaacttctaCACAAGGTAAACAAATgactggttgccaggggtgaTGAGGGGTAGAATTAAGTAGCTGAACAAGGgatgttttaaataattgtttaaaagtttatgtattttttgtaatgttctttcacattaaaaatttattttttagtgtttatttttgagagagagacagaacacaagcggggaggggcagagagggaggggggaggggcagagagggaggaagacacaaaattcaaagcaggctccaggctctgagctgtcagcacagagcctgatgcagggttcgaacccacgaaccgtgagatcatgacctgggccgaagtcggacgcccaacccactgagccacccaggcaccctggacttttttttttttttttaagtagccttcaAACCCAgtttggagccccatgtgggcttgaactcatggccctgagatcaagaccagagctgagatcaacactgggatgctcaactaactgagccacccagtcaccctggggattttttttttttttaaggcattgaaGCTCTTCTATATGATACCGTAATGGTGGATACAAGATATTAAGCCTCTGTCGTAAAGAGTAAGCtttatgcaaaatttaaaaaatcatttaggagGTCAGGGGATCCCAGGATGGAATGAAGAATGTGACAAAAGAGTCTAGCTGTTTTACAAATGTACGAGATGGCCTCACTGAAGGGGCGGGTGACTAAGGTGCTAATCTGGAAATGAGTGGATCTGTGACAATGAAGGAGCACTGTCTCTAGTTGAAGTGGCTTCCTGTGGGGGTGTGGGTTGACAATTTTAAAACCACTGTGTGCACATACACGGgaattaaaaagtaagtaaatgaacatggatgatttcttattttttggacGAGAAGTTACTTGTAAGCAAGGGGAGGAGGCTAGCATGATCCATGTAAATAATGGGCCGGAAATTGGAGACATTAATATGAACTCGTGTTTAGCTCAATATAGAGACAGTAGAttacatacagaaatatttaaaaattgtatatacacAGATTAGTGTACATGCATATCTTCTCTATCAACTGAGAGAGCCTATAAGCAATatagcacccagatcttggtttctttttttttttttaagtttttttttaatggttatttttaagcagagcggg from Panthera tigris isolate Pti1 chromosome D1, P.tigris_Pti1_mat1.1, whole genome shotgun sequence includes the following:
- the CDK2AP2 gene encoding cyclin-dependent kinase 2-associated protein 2, translating into MSYKPIAPAPSSTPGSSTPGPGTPVPTAGSVPSPSGSVPGAAAPFRPLFNDFGPPSMGYVQAMKPPGAQGSQSTYTDLLSVIEEMGKEIRPTYAGSKSAMERLKRGIIHARALVRECLAETERNART